The nucleotide window CTCAAAAGAAAAGTTTCCATTATATTTAAAAGAACTCGAATTCCGTTATAATAATAGAAAAGAATCTATCTTTAATCTGATAACAAAATATATCACAAATTTGGTGCCAAATCTTTTATAATCACCTAAATTAAATTATAATTAGTTCCTGGATAATATACCCTTCGTCATGTTATCAAGTTTCTGTTTAACATACTATGCTCAAAATATCGGGAAATTTTCTAGTTCAATATAAGCCTATTCTTAGAAAAAAGGGCAGATCATATCTGATTTATTCGGGACAGTATTCAAATTTAAATTGTGTTGACAAATCTATGTGATATTACTCGATTTTTGAAGTTGTTCAATACCAAATTTATATTCTTAGGGATATGGCGGGTTGGTTATACGAGGGGGTTACTTTTTCATTCTCAGATCAATCTTGATTAAGTCGTAAAAAGTCAAAAATCAAACGGCACAGTAAAAAGCTCCAGATGCAAGGCGCGCAAATCACGAGGAGTGAAGCGTACTTATAGTTACGCTGTAACGACGAGGGATGCAGCGCAACGCCGCAGATGGACTTTTTACGAAGCCGTCAATCCTGCAGCGGCCATGATATCGGGCACCAGCTCCTCTCTGCCTATAGCCATGATGTGAACGCCGTCACACATTCTCTCCTCCTGAACCCGCATAATCATCCGGCCTGCAATCTCTATACCCTTTTCTATAGCCCTGCCTTTGGGCGCAGATGCCATTTCATCGATAAGCCCCTGTGGTACGTTGACTCCGGCTACATTCTTATTCATAAACCGTGCCATAGGAGCGGAGGTTAGCAGAATGATGCCGGCGAGGATCTTTGCGGGAAACTGTCTGGCGTAGTCCATAAATTGTTTAAACCTGTCGAGATCATATACTGCCTGGGTTTGGATAAACTCGGCGCCTGCCTCAATCTTCTTTTCAAATTTTATTAGCTGAGGCTCGAGAGGGTCAGCCTCGGGCGTAACTATAGCACCGGCACAAAAAGAGACACCCCCATCCAGTTCGTTCCCTGCCAGGTCTTTACCCCTTTCTAATCTTCTGACTGCCGCTAGCAACTGACTCGAATCCAGGTCAAAGACGCTCTTTGCTTCCTTGTGGTCACCCAGAAGGACCGAATCACCCGTGAGACAAAGGACATTATGAACCCCTCTGCTTGACGCAAAGAGAAGGTCTGCCTGTAATGCCAACCGGTTCCGATCCCTACAGGTCATCTGCAATATGGGTTCTCCGCCCATCTCTTTGATCAGGATGGCACCTCCCAGGGAAGGAAACCGCATAACCGAACTCTGATGATCTGTAATGTTTATACCATCCACCTTATCTTTCAGAAGCTCGATATGGTGGACCATCTTCTCCAGATTTGTCCCTTTCGGTGGTGCTACCTCAGAGGTAACCACAAATTTGCCCGATTCCAGTGCCTTTTTAAATGAGGAAGCCATAATCTTTAAATCCTTTCCTTCTAGAAAGTATTAAAACGTTTACAGTTTACAGTTCACAGTTAAATAGCTAAGCCGTGAACCGTTTTTAAAACCTGCACCAGAGAGCGGAAAAGGGAATTTTTCACTGTGAACTCGTTAGACTTCATTGAAACCTTGCCCTAAGATGCTGAAATCACTAATTTCCCGGGTTTAGGCTCTCCCTGGTGATTCCTTGGTTGCTGAAATCTTCTCATGGTATCCAGAGTACCTAAGTCCTTTAATCGATAATATATCAAGGTCCAGGCGCAGTCTTTTGCGCTGTCTATCTCACACTTTCCATTATTGGTGCCACCACAGGGTCCATTCACTAAACCCTTGTGGCACGAAGTAACTGGGCAAATTCCGCCTGTTTCACCAAGTATGCATGCCCCGCACTGGAGGCATATCTCATTAAACTGACCTAAAGCAGTTTCTTTACCGATAAATAGCGTATCCAGGGCAGGGACAACAAGCTTCTTTAACTGTTTTGCCACCGTTTGAACACCGAAGGCACAGGTCATAATGAAAAGCACATCTGCCTGGGCTATCTGTTGACCGTATTTAGTCAAGGCATCTCCGGTCAAGTTGTCACAAGCAACAGGTAACACCACACCTCCGGTAATTAGCTTGCCCTTATCTGATAGCTTTTCCTTCATGGCTTCTACTTCAGGCTCTCCACCTGTGTGTGTTAAAGTAACACATGTCCCACATCCTATTATGAAAACTCTTCCCAATCCCTCGAGAAGCCGCAGAATCTCCTCTTCTGATTTTTGTTGTGTAATAGATCTGATCATATTGTTGCCCTCTCTTTTTCCAGGTCACATCTAAGGCATCTCATAGCCTCACGGTAGGCCTGCTCTTTAGAAAAGCCTTTCTCAACCTCCCGGAAGTCTTTCACCCTTTCCTCCGGTCTTTCGAGTTCGGTATCGATTCTTGGCATTTCTTCAGTTGTTTCCTCGTCCAGCGCCAGGCCTGCATCCTCCTTCATGGATGTTTTCTCATCTATGATCTCTATGCGACCTGTATCACCTTGAAGGTATTTATCTATAGCAATGGATGCCCTCCTCCCCAGGGCTATGGCATTTATCACAACACTTGGACCTGTAGTAAAATCGCCCCCTGCAAAGACTCCCGGGACATTTGTCGCCAGACGGTTTTCTTCCACCTCCAGACTGCCCCACAGGGCTCGCTCAAGCTGGCTGTCTTCAGACAGGAAAGATATGTCAGGTGCCTGTCCAACGGAAATAATCACGGCTTCAGCATCCACCATCAGTGTTGTCTCCTCATCCACACTAATACGGGAACGGCCTTCTTCGTCGAAGACGGTGATGCTGCGTGCGAACTCCATACCGGTTACCTTCCCGTGCCGATGTATGATCCGCTTCGGTGCCCAGGAAGGGTTGATAACGACCCCTTCTTCAACAGCCTCCTCAATGTCTTTTTCCCATGCCGGCATCTCTTCTTTGGTTCTCCGATAGAATATCTGAACATCCGATGCGCCAACCCGCAAGGCGGTTCTGGCAACGTCAAAAGCTACATTGCCTCCCCCTATTACAATAACCTTTCCTTTCAGTTCCATATTCTTGCCCAGTCTTATATCTCTCAAAAACTGAAGACCGTAATAGAGTCCTTCCAGTCCCTCTTCTTCGCCTGCGATCTCGATCCGAAGACTTGCCTGAGCGCCCGCTGCAATAAAAACAGCGCCATACCCTTCTGCCATCAGGTCATTGACTGTATGCCGGGCATCAATAGGAGAGTTATAACGGATCTCTACCCCACAGCTCTCGATATATTTAACCTCTTCTTCAATGACCTTCCGCGGGAGGCGAAACTCAGGGACAGCAATCCCCAGCATTCCGCCGGCAACCGATTGTGCCTCGAATACCGTAACCCTATAACCCATCTTGGCAAGAAAATAGGCACAGGTTAAACCAGCGGGCCCTGCGCCCACCACGGCAATTTTTTCATCTTTAGTTACCGGAAAAGGCTCGATTGCCCGTCCTATGTGTTCGAAGTACCAGTCCGAAGCAAAACGCTTGAGTGATCTGATAGCCACGGGGTCGTCCAACTCACCCCTACGGCACTTCAACTCACATGGATGGATGCAGATACGGCCGCACACGGCAGGAAAGGGATTCCTCTCCCGGATAATCTCCACGGCATTCTCGTAATTGCTACTTGCTATAGCTGCCACATAGTTTGGCACATCAATTCCTGCAGGACAGGCATGCTGGCAGGCTGAAATAACCATAGAATCACATGTTGCCCCTGCACAGCGGTGTTCCAGGATGTGGTCTTCATATTCCTTCATGAAATAGTTCAGGGTAGAAAGGGCTGGTTTGGGGCATGTCTGCCCAAGCCCGCAAAGGGATGATTCTGTAATCGTCTCTCCAAGTTCCTGGATGGTCTTTATATCCTCAAGCTGACCTCTGCCCTGGGTGATGCGGGTCAGTATCTCCAGTAGCTGGGTTGTACCCACACGACATGGGGCACACTTCCCGCACGATTCAGCCTGGGTAAAACTCAGGAAAAACCGGGCGATCTCCACCATACAGTTGTTTTCATCCATGACCACCATCCCACCTGATCCCATAATCGCACCTATCCGCTGCAGGGTATCGTAATCTATAGGCAAATTCAGATACTGAGCAGGTACACATCCGCCCGATGGTCCACCCATCTGCACCGCCTTGAACTTTCTCCCCTTGAGGATACCCCCTCCAATATCGAAGACCACTTCTTTCATGGTCACGCCAATGGGGACCTCCACCAGCCCGGTGTTATTCACCTTACCTACCAGCGAGAATATCTTCGTGCCTTTACTCTTTTCTGTACCTATCTCTGTATACCACTCAACCCCATTTTTGATAATCAACGGGACATTCGCCCAGGTCTCTACATTATTGATATTGCTGGGTTTTCCATCCAGTCCTGCCTGAGCAGGAAACGGCGGTCTTGCTCTTGGCATTCCCCGTTTTCCCTCAATTGATGCCATCAGGGCAGTTTCCTCGCCACAGACAAATGCCCCTGCACCCTTCTTCAGGGAAATGTCAAGATTGAATCCAGCTCCCAGGATATTTTCCCCCAAAAGTCCCCGCTCTCTCATCTGTTCTAAAGCAATACTCAAGTGCTCGACTGCAATGGGGTATTCCTCCCTCACATAAATGTACCCATATTCTGCCCCTATGGCATATGCTCCGATGAGCATCCCCTCAAGGACAGCATGAGGGTCCCCTTCCAGAACTGAACGGTCCATAAACGCTCCGGGGTCTCCTTCATCAGCATTACAGATTATATATTTAGGTCGTCCCGATGCCTGACGGGCAAATTTCCATTTCAGCCCTGTCGGAAAACCGGCACCACCCCTGCCTCTCAGTTTTGCGGCTGTAACATGATCTATTACTTCCTCTGGTGTCATAACGGAAAGGGCTTTGGCAATGGCTCCATATCCTCCGGCGGCGATGTAATCCTCAATATTGGTAGGATCAATCTGCCCGCAATTGGCAAGTACCCTCCTCACCTGTTTGCCGAAAAAGGGGACATCTTTTTCACATGTAATCTTCTCCTTACTCTCAGGATCTGTATATAGGAGTCGATCCACAGGTTTGCCATGGATAAGGGTTTCGGCGACAATCTCAGGTACATCATCCGGCTCGACTTTGTTATAAAAGATATTATCAGGATCAACAGCCATAACCGGGCCATTTTCACAGAAACCTCTGCAACCTGTTTTCTTTATTTCTATCTTATCTTCTAAGCCACTGCTGGTGAGTTCTTGTTTGAAGGCATCAATGATTTTTAGAGATCCTCCGGCACGGCATCCTGTGCTGCAGCATACTTTGACAACCTGCCTTCTGGGATCACGTTTACTGAGAATGTTTTGCCGAAGGGTCTCCAGATATGAAGGGCTTTCAATCTTCTTCATCTCTAACATCCTTTAATTTTTCTTTCTTCTCTTTACCGTACTCGACCAGTATGTTAGTTACCTTTGGTGGAGAGAGTTTTCCAAAGTAGGCTCTATTGACCATCATGGTAGGTGCAAGGGCACATGCCCCAAGACAGGCGGTGGTCTCAAGGGTAAACTGATAATCAGAGGTAGTCTCTCCCTCATCCAGCGCCAGCTCTCTCTTTACCAATCTCAGAATACTCCGGCCACCTTTGACGTGACATGCCGTCCCGCGGCATACCCTGAGTACGTATTTCCCCTTAGGCTTTATGGAAAATCCTGCGTAAAAAGAGATTACCCCCTGAACCTCAGTTGGAAAGAGTCTCATGGCATTGGCAATCAAATTGATGGACTCTGGCGGGATATAGCCGAACGTTTCCTGAATATCCTGCAGCAGAGGGATGAGCCCCCATTTCTCGTCCCTGTGTTCGGCGATGATGGAGGTGAGTTTGTCCCAATCGATTTCTTTCGGCTTCATTCGTTTTCTCCCCTACCCCTAAACCTTCTCAAGTTTAACTCGACAGGTCTTCCAGCCCAATGAGTCATGGCTGAAAAGTTGGACCAAGTCGATAAGATTCCGTGAATCGTTGTCATTAAAAGCCACGGGCACGTATATCAGCCCTGCTCTCAGGCTGTCTTCCAGCCTGATCCTCCTTGTCAGAACACCATAGCGGGAAAGGACCCGAACAGCGTCCCCATTATGCAAATTTAATTTTGTCCCATCTATGGGGGATATCTCTATCTCTCCCTTTGAATCAAACTCCTGAATACGCTTGGAACGGCTCGTCCGGGTACCGCTTCCCAAATGATAACGGTAAGATCCGAGGATAGCCGTTAAAGGATACGCATCATCAGACACTTCATCTTCGGTGGAAACAACAGGAGAAAAAGGAATCAGATCTCCTTTCCCATCGTGGCGGAAGCGAGCCTTTTCACTAGTTTCCCTGATCCAGGGCGTGTACCCATGCCCGTCTGGACTAGCATACATAGGTACAGACCCAACGATTTCTTCCGTCACCCTTTCCAGAGAACTGTAGTGTTTGGAATACCCCATTTTTTCAGCAAGAAGTGCCAGGATTTCCCAGTCAGGCTTGGCATCTCCCGGGGGAAGTACCACGGGTGTAAAAGTTTGAATCCTTCCTTCCATATTCGTAAATGAACCGCCCTTTTCGCAGAAAGCGGCGCCTGGCAGAACCACATCTGCAATTCCAGCAGTTTCGTTTGCAAAGATATCTTGAACCACGACAAAATCCAATTTCTCCAGGGCACTGCGAACCCGATCAGGTTGAGGGAGACTGCGGAGGGGGTTCTCTCCCATGATGTACAATGCTTTCAGGTTGCTTTTTTCGGCTTCCTCGATCATACGAATCATATTGAGTCCTTCATCAGGTGAAATCTTTGCCTGCCATAGCCGTTCCCATTGTTTTCGGGCTAAATCACTACTCAGAAACTGACCACCCGGCAGTCCGTATGGCACTGCCCCCATATCCCGTGCACCCGACTGATTGTTTTCCCTTGCAACAACATATAAACCAATACCATCAGGCCCAAGGCTTCCGGTCATCAATAACAGGTTGATGACAGCATCCAGGGACTCGCGCCCATATCTCTGTTGCAGGATTCCGTGCCCAACCACAAAGGCAATCTTTTTTCCATGCAACAATTCGGCGGTCTCTTCAAGGGTTCTCCTTTCTATGGACGTTATACGGCTACTTCTGTCAAGGTCGAGGGAAGAAAGCCCGCGACGGTACAGGTCAAACCCCTCTGTAAACTGGATTATGAAATCAGAGGCATATGCCTTTTTCTGGTATAGCAGCAAAGCCAGAGCGTTGATTAATTCAAGGTCGCTACCGGGAAAAACACGGAGCCAGATAGATGAGAAGTCCACCAATTCCGTACGCCTTGGATCAGCAACTATTAATGGGATACCCTTCTTTGCAGCCCTTTTGAGATAATAGCTCATAACAGGAACCGAGTGATTTGGGTCTGCACCAATAACAAAAATGGCATCCTCTTTCTCCAGTTGAGTAAGAGGCTGAATACGGTACCTTCCATCTGTTTTTTCATCAATGAGATTCAGGAGGGACTGTCCGGATATATAGCCACCATTGTCCACGTTATTTGTTTCAAGGACGACCCTTGCTATCTTCTGAAAGAGGTAGTTTTCCTCATTTGTGCATTTGGAGGATCCTAGAAATGCCACGTTTTGTGGTCCGTTTTCCCGTTTGATCTCAAGAAGCCGTCTTGCAACAACTTCCAGTGTCTCACCCCATGAGGCAGAAACCAGTTCGCCATCTTTGCGAACCAAAGGACTGCTCAACCGTTCACCGGCATTGAGAAAGTCATGTGCAAAGTGGCCCCTCACACAGAGGGATGCCCCATTAACAGTGCCGGATAGGTGTGATGGGTTAACCTCTATAATCTGTTCATCCACAACCCCCATAGCCAGAGAACAGCCTACACCACAGAATCCGCAGATAGAACGAGATTCCCTCTGAGGAGTACCTACGTAACGCTTATTATTTGGTGCCAATGCCCCGGTAGGACACATTGACACACAGGTGCCGCAGAAGGTACAGTCAGAAAGCTCCAAGCCCAGATCATAAAGCGTGGCAGGACGGGATTTAAAGCCTCTCATATTGTAATCTATTGCCCCCACAACAACCAGCTCATGGTCTGCCCTGATACACTTTCCACACAGGATACATTTGGAGAGATCCCTGATAATGAAAGGATTTGCCTGTTCCAGTGGTTTGTAGTTGGGCATAGGGTAAAGGTTTGTCTCCCCTATACCAAGCTTAGCGGCTATCTGACGCAACTGACAGCGGTTCCCTTTGCTGCAGAAGATACAGGATTCAGGATGTTCGGCAATCATCAGTCTGACTATATTCCGCCTGTGCTTATTTATACGGGGTGACTCTGTCAGGATACTCATGTCCGGGGCCGCTGGCGTAACACATGACGCCATGATACGTCCTGCCTTAACATCTTCTACCAGGCATAGACGGCAGGCACCAAACGGTTTAAGGTCAGGGTGATAACAGAGCTTTGGAATCTCTATACCGTGCTGCTCCGCAGCTTCTAAGATACTTGTTCCCGGTTGACAACTGACATTTTTTCCATTAATGGAAAGAGTGATGTTTTCCATCAACTGCTCCTGACTCCTGATTTCTGATTTCTGTTTTTTAACTATCTGAGTTTCGCCGCATCAAGATAGTATCTGAGTTTTTCTTCCCCCCCGATGGTTATAATATGAATCCCCTGACAGATGCCTTTAAGTCCTGTTACTATATCAGCAAAAAGGTCTATACTGGCCTTTTGCTTGTCTGAGGCTTTGGCGAGTTTTTGGATAACCCACTCTGGCACCAATCCTGACTTGAAGTGTCGGTTGAGAAATTGGCCCATGCCGGCCGTCCTTAGAAT belongs to Thermodesulfobacteriota bacterium and includes:
- a CDS encoding methylenetetrahydrofolate reductase, with translation MASSFKKALESGKFVVTSEVAPPKGTNLEKMVHHIELLKDKVDGINITDHQSSVMRFPSLGGAILIKEMGGEPILQMTCRDRNRLALQADLLFASSRGVHNVLCLTGDSVLLGDHKEAKSVFDLDSSQLLAAVRRLERGKDLAGNELDGGVSFCAGAIVTPEADPLEPQLIKFEKKIEAGAEFIQTQAVYDLDRFKQFMDYARQFPAKILAGIILLTSAPMARFMNKNVAGVNVPQGLIDEMASAPKGRAIEKGIEIAGRMIMRVQEERMCDGVHIMAIGREELVPDIMAAAGLTAS
- a CDS encoding methylenetetrahydrofolate reductase C-terminal domain-containing protein, translating into MIRSITQQKSEEEILRLLEGLGRVFIIGCGTCVTLTHTGGEPEVEAMKEKLSDKGKLITGGVVLPVACDNLTGDALTKYGQQIAQADVLFIMTCAFGVQTVAKQLKKLVVPALDTLFIGKETALGQFNEICLQCGACILGETGGICPVTSCHKGLVNGPCGGTNNGKCEIDSAKDCAWTLIYYRLKDLGTLDTMRRFQQPRNHQGEPKPGKLVISAS
- a CDS encoding FAD-dependent oxidoreductase is translated as MKKIESPSYLETLRQNILSKRDPRRQVVKVCCSTGCRAGGSLKIIDAFKQELTSSGLEDKIEIKKTGCRGFCENGPVMAVDPDNIFYNKVEPDDVPEIVAETLIHGKPVDRLLYTDPESKEKITCEKDVPFFGKQVRRVLANCGQIDPTNIEDYIAAGGYGAIAKALSVMTPEEVIDHVTAAKLRGRGGAGFPTGLKWKFARQASGRPKYIICNADEGDPGAFMDRSVLEGDPHAVLEGMLIGAYAIGAEYGYIYVREEYPIAVEHLSIALEQMRERGLLGENILGAGFNLDISLKKGAGAFVCGEETALMASIEGKRGMPRARPPFPAQAGLDGKPSNINNVETWANVPLIIKNGVEWYTEIGTEKSKGTKIFSLVGKVNNTGLVEVPIGVTMKEVVFDIGGGILKGRKFKAVQMGGPSGGCVPAQYLNLPIDYDTLQRIGAIMGSGGMVVMDENNCMVEIARFFLSFTQAESCGKCAPCRVGTTQLLEILTRITQGRGQLEDIKTIQELGETITESSLCGLGQTCPKPALSTLNYFMKEYEDHILEHRCAGATCDSMVISACQHACPAGIDVPNYVAAIASSNYENAVEIIRERNPFPAVCGRICIHPCELKCRRGELDDPVAIRSLKRFASDWYFEHIGRAIEPFPVTKDEKIAVVGAGPAGLTCAYFLAKMGYRVTVFEAQSVAGGMLGIAVPEFRLPRKVIEEEVKYIESCGVEIRYNSPIDARHTVNDLMAEGYGAVFIAAGAQASLRIEIAGEEEGLEGLYYGLQFLRDIRLGKNMELKGKVIVIGGGNVAFDVARTALRVGASDVQIFYRRTKEEMPAWEKDIEEAVEEGVVINPSWAPKRIIHRHGKVTGMEFARSITVFDEEGRSRISVDEETTLMVDAEAVIISVGQAPDISFLSEDSQLERALWGSLEVEENRLATNVPGVFAGGDFTTGPSVVINAIALGRRASIAIDKYLQGDTGRIEIIDEKTSMKEDAGLALDEETTEEMPRIDTELERPEERVKDFREVEKGFSKEQAYREAMRCLRCDLEKERATI
- a CDS encoding NAD(P)H-dependent oxidoreductase subunit E, giving the protein MKPKEIDWDKLTSIIAEHRDEKWGLIPLLQDIQETFGYIPPESINLIANAMRLFPTEVQGVISFYAGFSIKPKGKYVLRVCRGTACHVKGGRSILRLVKRELALDEGETTSDYQFTLETTACLGACALAPTMMVNRAYFGKLSPPKVTNILVEYGKEKKEKLKDVRDEED
- a CDS encoding molybdopterin-dependent oxidoreductase, with translation MENITLSINGKNVSCQPGTSILEAAEQHGIEIPKLCYHPDLKPFGACRLCLVEDVKAGRIMASCVTPAAPDMSILTESPRINKHRRNIVRLMIAEHPESCIFCSKGNRCQLRQIAAKLGIGETNLYPMPNYKPLEQANPFIIRDLSKCILCGKCIRADHELVVVGAIDYNMRGFKSRPATLYDLGLELSDCTFCGTCVSMCPTGALAPNNKRYVGTPQRESRSICGFCGVGCSLAMGVVDEQIIEVNPSHLSGTVNGASLCVRGHFAHDFLNAGERLSSPLVRKDGELVSASWGETLEVVARRLLEIKRENGPQNVAFLGSSKCTNEENYLFQKIARVVLETNNVDNGGYISGQSLLNLIDEKTDGRYRIQPLTQLEKEDAIFVIGADPNHSVPVMSYYLKRAAKKGIPLIVADPRRTELVDFSSIWLRVFPGSDLELINALALLLYQKKAYASDFIIQFTEGFDLYRRGLSSLDLDRSSRITSIERRTLEETAELLHGKKIAFVVGHGILQQRYGRESLDAVINLLLMTGSLGPDGIGLYVVARENNQSGARDMGAVPYGLPGGQFLSSDLARKQWERLWQAKISPDEGLNMIRMIEEAEKSNLKALYIMGENPLRSLPQPDRVRSALEKLDFVVVQDIFANETAGIADVVLPGAAFCEKGGSFTNMEGRIQTFTPVVLPPGDAKPDWEILALLAEKMGYSKHYSSLERVTEEIVGSVPMYASPDGHGYTPWIRETSEKARFRHDGKGDLIPFSPVVSTEDEVSDDAYPLTAILGSYRYHLGSGTRTSRSKRIQEFDSKGEIEISPIDGTKLNLHNGDAVRVLSRYGVLTRRIRLEDSLRAGLIYVPVAFNDNDSRNLIDLVQLFSHDSLGWKTCRVKLEKV